The following coding sequences lie in one Bacteroidia bacterium genomic window:
- the rlmN gene encoding 23S rRNA (adenine(2503)-C(2))-methyltransferase RlmN: MQDIRKVSLSELTSFVEAQNEPPYRAKQIYQWIWQKQVRSFAEMTNLSKKLRETLQQHFYFNLTHIAQSVVAQDGTVKFVFELFDGKKIEGVLIPTPNRMTACISSQVGCSLDCHFCATGRMKMLRNLESAEIVDQVVHIQKKALEIYQRPVTNIVFMGMGEPLLNYSNVVQAYHHLTNSQEMGIGSKRITISTAGIAKGIKHLADDGIKAKLALSLHAPSDEKRSKIMSINTHNNLSTLQQALQYYYSKMKQYVTFEYVMLKDFNDTLEDAKELVKWCRKIPCKVNLIEYNETGTFKGSSPEKIKIFEQYLLQHNIPTSIRRSRGKDINAACGQLIIQDKNTVLKST; the protein is encoded by the coding sequence ATGCAAGATATTCGAAAAGTCAGCTTATCCGAGCTGACCTCCTTCGTTGAAGCGCAAAATGAACCACCGTACAGGGCTAAACAAATTTATCAATGGATTTGGCAGAAACAAGTCCGCAGCTTTGCGGAAATGACTAACCTTAGCAAAAAATTACGCGAAACTTTACAACAACACTTTTACTTTAACCTCACACACATTGCTCAAAGTGTAGTAGCCCAAGATGGCACAGTAAAGTTCGTTTTTGAACTATTTGACGGAAAAAAAATAGAAGGCGTGCTCATTCCTACACCTAACCGCATGACTGCATGCATCTCCTCACAAGTGGGGTGCAGCTTAGATTGCCACTTCTGCGCCACAGGTAGAATGAAAATGCTGCGAAATTTAGAAAGTGCAGAAATAGTAGACCAAGTAGTTCATATTCAAAAAAAGGCTTTGGAAATATACCAAAGACCTGTAACTAACATTGTTTTTATGGGCATGGGCGAACCTTTACTCAATTATAGCAACGTTGTTCAAGCTTACCACCATTTGACAAACTCGCAAGAAATGGGCATAGGATCTAAAAGAATTACTATCTCCACAGCAGGCATCGCCAAAGGTATTAAACACTTAGCAGATGATGGCATAAAAGCTAAACTTGCACTTTCGTTACACGCCCCTTCAGATGAAAAAAGAAGCAAAATTATGTCTATAAACACTCATAACAATCTTAGCACTCTGCAACAAGCCCTACAATACTACTACTCTAAAATGAAACAATACGTTACTTTTGAATATGTGATGCTTAAAGATTTCAATGATACGTTAGAAGACGCAAAGGAACTTGTCAAGTGGTGCCGAAAAATTCCCTGCAAAGTAAATTTGATAGAATACAACGAAACAGGTACATTCAAAGGAAGCAGCCCTGAAAAAATTAAAATTTTTGAACAGTACCTTCTACAACATAACATTCCAACCAGCATACGCAGAAGTAGGGGCAAGGATATTAACGCAGCTTGCGGGCAGCTTATCATCCAAGATAAAAATACGGTGCTTAAATCTACATAA
- a CDS encoding MATE family efflux transporter, translating to MSFFRPQTQVTYRHILSIALPIIIGHLAVSLLFITDTIFLSRLSELALEAAGMGGLIYFMLLYPFSAVGIGTQILISRRLGEKNYQEIPVIFKTALVLLVLIGILMTFIILFFSEYGLQYCFQSHAVVKGIQEFLAYRVYGFTFAILAGLYRGLFTAIERTSIIMVSTMFSVLLNVALNYVLIFGQFGISAMGIAGAAAASSIADFIGFMILVSYLPFCKNIKAIRIYSGKLLDITQVRKILTLSAPIMVKFFVGIVSFAVAFAFVEKISERELAIAQVIRSVYVVFMVPIWGLNAAVNTLVSNVIGQGKGQEAKQIMHKVLHLSIGITMVTLVGHIFFPEKLLSVFVQDNSSLIQASLHSLQIMIFVQLSFAIAYIYTGALEGAGDVKFIMIMEIVLCIVYILLAYGLVFYAHLGAVTVWIAELCYWIWIWICAEWRMKNTKWINARL from the coding sequence ATGTCATTTTTTAGACCGCAAACACAAGTAACCTATCGGCATATACTATCTATTGCTTTACCTATCATTATCGGACATTTAGCAGTTAGCTTATTATTCATTACAGATACAATATTTTTAAGCCGATTAAGTGAGTTAGCATTAGAAGCCGCAGGCATGGGTGGTTTAATTTATTTCATGCTTCTGTATCCATTTTCAGCCGTAGGGATAGGAACACAAATTCTTATTTCAAGACGCTTAGGGGAAAAAAATTACCAAGAAATACCTGTGATATTCAAAACTGCATTAGTTCTGCTTGTTTTGATAGGGATACTCATGACCTTCATTATTTTATTTTTTAGTGAATATGGCTTACAATACTGCTTTCAATCGCATGCGGTTGTCAAAGGAATTCAAGAATTTTTAGCCTATCGTGTGTATGGATTTACATTTGCAATCTTAGCAGGATTATACAGGGGCTTATTTACTGCTATTGAACGCACTTCTATCATAATGGTTTCTACAATGTTTTCAGTATTGCTTAATGTAGCCCTTAACTATGTTTTAATTTTTGGACAATTTGGAATTTCAGCAATGGGCATTGCAGGTGCAGCTGCAGCATCCTCCATTGCCGATTTTATCGGGTTCATGATACTTGTATCGTATCTGCCTTTTTGTAAAAACATTAAAGCTATACGAATTTACTCGGGAAAGCTTTTAGATATTACACAAGTGCGTAAGATTTTGACACTTTCGGCACCTATCATGGTTAAGTTTTTTGTTGGTATTGTATCGTTTGCTGTGGCATTTGCTTTTGTAGAAAAAATTAGTGAAAGAGAGTTAGCCATAGCCCAGGTGATACGCTCTGTGTATGTAGTTTTTATGGTACCAATTTGGGGATTGAATGCAGCAGTTAATACGCTTGTAAGTAATGTAATTGGTCAAGGTAAAGGGCAGGAAGCTAAGCAAATTATGCACAAAGTCCTGCATTTGAGTATAGGTATTACTATGGTTACTTTGGTTGGGCATATTTTCTTTCCTGAAAAACTGTTGTCTGTCTTTGTGCAAGACAATTCAAGTTTAATACAAGCTTCTTTACATTCTCTTCAAATTATGATTTTTGTACAGTTAAGTTTTGCAATAGCTTACATTTATACAGGTGCGTTAGAAGGTGCAGGAGATGTTAAGTTTATCATGATAATGGAGATTGTGCTGTGTATAGTTTATATTTTGCTTGCATACGGATTAGTATTTTATGCGCATTTGGGAGCAGTTACTGTGTGGATTGCTGAACTGTGCTACTGGATATGGATTTGGATATGCGCAGAATGGCGTATGAAAAATACTAAATGGATAAACGCACGTCTATAA
- the gpmI gene encoding 2,3-bisphosphoglycerate-independent phosphoglycerate mutase, translating to MKKALLIILDGWGITEDPKVSAIAKADTRYIDYLWENYPHTTLLASGEAVGLPDGQMGNSEVGHTCIGAGRVIYQDLLRLNIAVRNKEFEKNAVFQELVEYTKTNKKTLHLLGLVSDGGVHSHIEHAKDLIRAASELGAYKIALHAFTDGRDCDPQSGLGFIEQMLEYIAQYPNTVLATVVGRYYAMDRDKRWERIQLAYNAITKGIGKKTQNLFKAIKESYENGITDEFIQPIIHVDKHQQPLATIEPNDAVLFFNFRSDRGRELTEALSQRDFENYNMQKLPLKYVTLTEYDPTFENVKVMFEKQDISMTLGEVIAKHGKTQLRIAETEKYPHVTFFLNGGQELPFENEHRELVPSPKVATYDLLPQMSAYGVTNVALHQIAIKQPDFVCVNFANPDMVGHTGDMQAVIQACTTVSHCVEQITNLAIKYNYAVLIIADHGNADYMINPDGSPNTAHSLAPVPCIYVDESNKNVKLRAGGTLQDVAPTILDIMSIPKPVQMTGNSLILRE from the coding sequence ATGAAAAAAGCCCTTTTGATCATATTGGATGGCTGGGGCATAACAGAAGATCCAAAGGTGAGCGCTATTGCCAAAGCCGATACACGCTACATAGATTATTTATGGGAAAACTACCCACATACTACTTTATTAGCATCAGGGGAAGCTGTGGGGTTACCTGATGGACAAATGGGTAATTCTGAAGTAGGGCATACTTGTATCGGTGCAGGAAGGGTAATTTATCAAGACTTATTACGGCTAAATATTGCAGTTAGGAATAAAGAATTTGAAAAAAATGCAGTTTTTCAGGAGTTAGTAGAATATACAAAAACGAACAAAAAAACTTTGCATTTATTAGGCTTAGTTTCTGATGGGGGGGTTCATAGTCATATAGAGCATGCCAAAGATTTAATCCGGGCAGCATCCGAATTGGGGGCGTATAAAATTGCCTTGCATGCTTTTACTGATGGGCGAGATTGTGATCCCCAAAGTGGATTAGGGTTTATTGAGCAAATGTTAGAATATATTGCCCAATATCCCAATACTGTTTTAGCTACTGTCGTAGGGCGATACTATGCTATGGATAGAGATAAGCGCTGGGAACGTATCCAGTTAGCTTATAATGCTATTACAAAAGGAATAGGCAAAAAAACACAGAATTTATTCAAAGCCATAAAAGAGTCGTATGAAAATGGCATCACAGATGAATTTATTCAACCTATCATACATGTAGATAAGCATCAACAGCCCTTAGCTACTATTGAACCTAACGATGCTGTTTTGTTTTTCAACTTTCGTTCTGATAGAGGAAGGGAACTTACCGAAGCACTCTCTCAACGAGATTTTGAAAACTACAATATGCAAAAACTTCCTTTGAAATATGTTACTCTTACGGAATATGATCCCACATTTGAGAATGTAAAAGTTATGTTTGAAAAGCAAGATATCTCTATGACTTTGGGCGAAGTTATTGCCAAGCACGGTAAAACACAACTACGTATTGCCGAAACAGAAAAATATCCGCATGTTACTTTCTTTTTGAACGGAGGGCAGGAATTGCCCTTTGAGAACGAACACAGAGAGTTAGTACCCTCTCCCAAAGTAGCTACGTATGACCTATTGCCCCAAATGAGTGCTTATGGTGTAACGAATGTAGCCCTACATCAAATTGCTATTAAGCAGCCTGATTTTGTATGTGTTAATTTTGCTAATCCTGACATGGTAGGGCATACGGGTGATATGCAAGCAGTTATTCAAGCTTGTACTACGGTCAGCCATTGTGTAGAGCAGATTACCAACTTGGCCATAAAGTATAATTACGCTGTTTTAATTATTGCAGATCATGGCAATGCCGATTATATGATAAATCCTGATGGTTCGCCAAATACTGCTCACAGCCTTGCCCCTGTGCCTTGCATCTATGTAGATGAATCAAACAAAAATGTAAAACTTAGAGCAGGGGGAACTTTGCAAGATGTAGCCCCTACAATTTTGGACATTATGAGTATTCCTAAACCTGTACAAATGACAGGAAACAGCTTGATTTTACGAGAATAG